Proteins encoded in a region of the Vicia villosa cultivar HV-30 ecotype Madison, WI linkage group LG5, Vvil1.0, whole genome shotgun sequence genome:
- the LOC131604167 gene encoding uncharacterized protein LOC131604167, with amino-acid sequence MTLFEALYGRKCRTLLCWYVSGESVVLGPEIVQQTTEKVKLIQEKMITSHSRQKSYHDKRRKDLEFEEGNHVFLRVTPVTGVGRALKSKKLTLRFIGLYHILERVRVVSYRMALPPKLSNLHDVFHVSQLQKYISDPSNVIPMDDIQVRDNLTVEALPVKIKNREVNKLRGKDISLVKVV; translated from the coding sequence ATGACGCTTTTTGAAGCGTTGTACGGTCGAAAGTGTAGGACTCTGTTGTGTTGGTATGTATCTGGTGAAAGTGTGGTGCTTGGACCTGAAATTGTCCAACAGACGACTGAGAAAGTGAAGTTAATTCAGGAGAAAATGATAACTTCGCATAGTAGGCAGAAGAGctaccatgacaaaagaaggaaggacCTTGAATTTGAGGAAGGAAATCATGTATTTTTGAGAGTCACTCCGGTGACTGGTGTTGGACGGGCACTGAAATCGAAGAAGCTTACACTTCGATTTATTGGTTTGTATCATATTTTAGAAAGAGTGAGAGTTGTTTCTTATCGGATGGCCTTGCCACCTAAGTtgtcgaatttgcatgatgtattccatgtttcACAACTtcagaaatacatttcggatccatCTAATGTGATTCCGATGGATGATATACAAGTGCGGGATAACCTTACGGTAGAGGCGTTACCGGTGAAGATTAAGAACCGTGAAGTGAATAAGTTAAGAGGCAAAGATATTTCCCTCGTGAAGGTAGTTTGA